The sequence caccctgttgcccaggctgatttccaactcctgagctcaagcaatccacccaccttaccCTCTTAAAGTGCTAGgtctacaggtgtgagccaccatgcctggctgtaagCTATTACTTTCATGGTCAAATGGAAAATGACAAATGGGTCCACGCTTATTGTGGGCACCCCTTTAGCCTACACGCTTCCCAGTCCCTCTCTCTTCTTCGGAAGTCTTCCCTCCTCTGGGAGGGGCTTCGGCTGCGGGCCTCTCCACCTTTGggactcctcctcttcctctccccagggCCGGCACATCCAGAGAGCACATTCGCCCCCTACCTCGTGATTCCTGGGCCACAGCCCACCCAGCAGCACCTTCCTGAAACGGAGCTAGTCCTTCTAGAGATGAACACCATGGGGTGCAAAGTGAGTGCTTGAGAGGGCACACGGGGTGGGCACCAGCACTCCAATGGACCCACCTCTGAGACCTCCTGCCAGGGCTTAGCTGCTGTGTGGTGtatacttgcacacacacagacacacatgcacacacatacacacccacccacttgcacacacacacacaccacacccctaCCCaaacacttgcacacacacatacacacacacacacagacacccaagCAAATCTGAGCTCTCAGCAGGGGTGCAGTCAGGGTCTCCAGGAAGGCTATCGTGACCCACCCTGGGTTTTCCTAAGTGCCACCTCCCCCCAGACCCTGTCACAGTGCGGGTGAGGCTCCCATGTCCCGGCAAGCCCACAGACCCCAAAGCGGGGCTGAAATGCAGATTCAGGGTCAGCAGATGCGGCCAGGGCTTGAGATTGTGCATTTGAGAGGTCAGGGGTAGAGCGTTCATGAGAATCCTGCGCAAAacttacaacacacacacaaaagacgaAAACGATAAAGCAGTTTCTAGAACCCCAGCCCTGGAGATGCAGAGGAATCCACCCCACTGGGGACATCCCTGGAGACACCCATGGTAGACCAACCACTAATTAGCCAGCGATTTCACTCTTTTAACAAACCTTAGGGTGTGGGAGACAGAGCAGCAAATATAAGAAGCCATCTGCTCATTTCTGTTGTCAACATAATGTCACCAAGCCCTGACTCTGTGACAAGGCGCAGCTCTCCAGAGGGATGCCTTGAAGACCAGACAGGATGGAGCGCACGATTCCCCATGCCTCTTCCCTGAGTCACTCTATTCCTTAAAAGATAAACGGGCAGGGTGCAGCAGTTCatgtttgtaattccagcactttgggaggctgaagtgggtggatcacctgaggtcaggagttcaagaacagcctggtcaacatggtgaaaccccgtctctactaaaaatacaaaaattagctgggtgtggtgatgcatgcctgtagtcccagatacttgggaggctgaggcaagagaatcgcttgaacctaggaggcagagattgcagtgagatgagattgcaccactgcactccagcctgggtgacagagcgagactctgttgggattacaggtgaccaatTTCTAAGATGTCTGAATGCAGATCACCTCTGACATCTTTGGGAGCAAggctgggacacacacacacaccctcttgGTGGGCTGCTGCTTTACAGGGCTGGGAGTGTAGCCTCGTCACCTCCTTGGCGTCCCCACTGAGCCCCCTGGGCTGCTGCAGGGCCCAGGCCCAGCACCcacctcctgggctgcagctcCCCCATCTATGGTTAGGGATGCTGCTGGCTGCTGCCCAGGGGCCTCCTCTCCTGCCCCGGGGAGGGAGGACAGAGAGCTCAGGGATCGCCTTGCCATGGGCCCAAGTGCCAGCCAGCAGGGGCCACCAGTGCCTGGGCCACCCTAGGCCCTGTAGCGTCCAGGATGCTTGACCCCCCATGATGGGGCCCCCACCACTCGGGGGCAGAATAGAGGGTCTAGTACCCTAGTGAAGACAGAGCCCAGACAGCAACTCCCTGCCACGGCTTCTGGTCAttggtcctcctgccttgagaTGACTGCTGGCAACCCTGCTGCTAATGGTCACCCACTACTCCCCAAGCCAGGCCACCTCTGGCTCCATGATGCAGCTGGGAGCCAGAGCTTGGTTCAGGGATTTCGGCCTCGTCAGCCTGGCCTAGTGGTTCTCAGACCAGGTTCTGGTTTCCTGTTCAATGACCACCTGCCCCTAGGCCTGGGACCTGAGGCCGCTCTTGCTCCTCTCCTtgcccagctgagccctgccTGGGGCTATTACCCATTCCGAGCAGCTTCAGAGAGCTCCACAGGGTTGGCATatcacagatgacaaaactgaggttcAGCAGAGTCAGAAAGCCGGagctccccccgcccccacccctaCACCCTCCTAtcctgagctgaagcaggggTGCCAGGTCTGCTTTTCCCACCAGAGAGGCAAACTCCTCCATCCCGAAGGCTCTGCTGGCAGACAGCCTGGGCCAGCTCTGGCCATGACTCAGAGGTCAGGTGATGGCCGCCTCCTGCTCACGCCCGGCTCATACCCACCCAGTTCCCCTGCCCTGGGCCTTTCTTTTGGTCAGCACTCCTTCCCCACCTTGAGAAAATCAATGCCACAAGAGGCGAGCGCGTGGAAGGCTGCTGGGGTGGCAGATCAGCTGGTGAACGCGGTGTGGAAAGATGCCCGCCATCAGAGACCCCCACACCCCTCCCCATGGAGGCCACGCTGACCCGATGCTTAAAAAGGGCGGGGTTGGCCAGGGAAGCCTACCCCAGGCTCAGCTCCTGCCCTGAAAGTCAGAGTGCCCGTGGTGCTGGGCTGGCCTCTGGCTCTCAGTAACATTTGGGCCTCACTGAGGGGCGTACAGGGAGCAGACCCTGCCTGCTGTGGCTGAGGGGGGAATCCTGACCACCTGGGGACTCGGGAAAACCTGTCTGAGGCTGCAGGGGAGGTGAGAGCAGGTGCTAGCTTGTCCTTCCCAGGCCAGGTGGCCTTCAGCAGGTCACCACCACCCCCCAGGCCCCCTGGGCACTTCTGTAGCACGGGAGGAGCTGgcagatcccacccccacccctccttccctccctccaagGCTTCCTGCTAAGGCCGGGGCAAAGTCAGGGCCAGTCCCACTCCCCAGCATCCCAGCCCTTCCGTCCACAATCTCCCGATCCTGCCATCAGTGACAGGGATGGTGGAGCAGTAGGGAGGCCTGGACAACAGGCACAGGTCGGCCCCCACCACGCAGACCCTGGGAACCTGTGCTCCCTAGAAAGTAGCAAAGGCCTGAGGGTGAGCACCCTGAAGGGGCGTCCCCAGGGCAGGCACCGCAGACATGAGCTGGGTCGACAGGTTTTATTCCACCCCTTTCCATCCCCATGGCCACCCCAGGCAGGAAGAGACAGGTGTGCTGGAGTCTGGTCACTCTGGGGCCCGGCGTGGGCAGACCCCACCAGATTCACATTCTCTGCGGGCAGGTGTGGACGCCAGaggactggggcaggaggagcgTGGGAGCGAGCGACCGACCCCTGTCCCTGACCCAGGCCCCCAGGTAACGCTGACTCATCCGCCTGACACATACCTGGGCCGGGCCTAGGAGGCTGATGGTATTTCCAACCAAGACAGAAACACAAAGCGACTGAGGCCAGTGAGGAGGTCACCAGGGCTGGCGGGACGGCACAGAGTaaaaaagtcacacacacacgcacacacacgccaCATGGACACCTCCGCACATGGGGACGTGTCAGTAAAAACTCAAGGCCAGCTGTGAGGCCTCACACGACACTCTGCCGGCCACCAGAGCCCTCCAAGTTGGACATGCCAGAGCCCCGGCCCCGGCCAAAGTCAATGAAAATCCCTTCAGAATCTGAGTCCACGGACTCCAGGATCTGGTCCACCAGGTTCTCCGGGCTGGCGTGGGGCAGGGAGCTGCGGGTGGGATCCAAGCCCTGCTCAGGGGGCTGGGTCGTGGGGTAGAGTCTGCTGGGGCAGGGCCCTGAGTGGGGTGCTGGGGAGGACCTGAAGGCCCCGGCAGAGCCCTGGCCGGGCGGGTCGGAGAAGCCCTGGGGCTCGGGGCAGGACGTCATCTCCGACACGGAGTGCCTGCGGATGCTGGGGCCGCCGGCCGCTGCGCCCTCCGCCTCGTGCTCCTGCACGGGGTTCAGCAGCGGCGTGTTGTAGCTCTTGGAGCGCACCACCGGGTTCTTGGCCAGCACGTCCCCCGAGCGGGAGCGGCGGAGGAGGCGCTTCTCTGGGGAGAGACATGGGCACTGTCACACCAGAGGCTACCTGTGTCCCCGCCTACCTCGGCACCTGCTGCTCGCTGCACACTGGGTCCTCGTGCAGGGGCAGCTGCGGGGAAGGCCCAGCCCACGCTGATCCCAGGCCCGGCCCAGCAGATCCTGCCACCACAAGCTCTGACACTAGCTCAGGTTCTGGTCTCTCTTCTCCAGCCTAGGCCCAGCCTGGACACACAGGACCTCAAGTCAAATGCCTGGGTTTGAACCTGCACCCTGCCAGCAACCTGTGTTTGACCCTAGGTAAGTTACCTAacccctgtgcctcagtttctccacttgTGGAAGCGTATGGACTTTGGCACCTGCTGGACGTCTACACTTTCCTAGGCAGGTACAGCCCCTGCCCCACTGGAGCTGATGTCCAAGGGGATGAAGCAGGAGGGCGGCAAGAAGTCCACGCAGGCAAGCCATGGGGTCAGGTTGTGGGGCTATGATGGGGGCAGATGGGGACAGGCCCTCCATGTAAGGTCAAGGCGGGGATTCCATCCTGGGGATGCAGGGAGCCTGTGGTCAGGCAGTTGTAAATGGGCCTCACTGGCCACAGCATGGAGAATAATAGACTGTGGGGGCCGAGGGCAGACATGGGGACTCGGGGAGGAGGCCCCTTGGGTCATCTGGGCAGGAGGCAGTGGCACTGGTGGCTGAGGCTGGTGACGGGGCAGGGTTCGGGCTCTCATTTGGGACCCTGCAGTCCAAAGAGTGGCCACCAGGTGGCAGGCGACACACATGAGCGGCTCAGGAGCCTTTCCCGGACCAGGGGAAGAAGGTCCCATCAGGCACGGGCTGAGGTCCTGCCACCCAGGGCTACACCGAGCCTGAGTGGCTCAAAGTTCTCCAGCGGCCAGGGCACCACCTGAGCTGAGACACACCGGTAGGCAGGTTTTACATCAGCAGGTGGGGATGGGGAGCCCCTCTGGATGAGGAGGGCGTAGTCCCAAGTGGGCCTTGCCCCAgctctgttccctctgcctgggatgctCCCAGCCTCCAGCTAATGGTGGGACACGGAGGGGACTCACTGGTCGGCCTCCCCCGCTGGAGGGGAGGGGCGTGGCCTCAGACTGGTGCACAGCAGGTACTCAGAGGACACTGCTGCAGGATCGCAGAGGCTCTCCGTCAAGGGAGCAACGTGGCCAGCTGTGCTGGACGCACCAGGTAGCCCCAGGACGCCGCCCACCCCCAGACCTCGTCCCTCCCAGCCTCAGTTCCCTAACTGAGCCAGGAGTCCTCAGGCTTCAGCATGTGCATGTTCTGAGCACTCCGCCTGACCCatttctgactttctttttttttttttgagacgaagtctcgctgtgtcgcccaggctggagtgcagtggccagatctcagctcactgcaagctctgcctcccgggtttttacgccattctcctgcctcagcctcccgagtagccgggactacaggcgcccgccacctcgcccggctagttttttgtattttttagtagagacggggtttcaccgtgttagccaggatggtctcgaactcctgacctcgtgatccgcccgtctcggcctcccaaagtgctgggattacaggcttgagccaccgcgcccggcctccatttcTGACTTTCAAGACTGTCCATGAATGTGGCCTCCTGGGGAACGCAGAGCCCTAGTGGGACTCTCCAAGGTGTGGCCACATTACTGCTCACGGTGTTAGTCCACTGTCACAGATCCCCAGGTCCAGGCCGGCACATGGCAGGCTGGGGGCTGCTGCCCGGCTGAGAACCAGTCTGGAGTCAGATCCTGGTTCCGTCATGGGGCCTCGGCTTGCCCATCTGTTCACAATGGACAGGGCCCATGGTCACCCCTAACCCAGCCCAAGGCCCAGGCAGACCCCTACCCAGGATGCAGGAATGGGTGAAGGGCCCCTCGCTGGAGTGGAGGCCGTAGGTGCCCAGGTATGGCGACACCACCTTCTGAACCAGCATCTCCAGGCGCAGGTAGTCCTCGGTCACGCCCCTGGACTCATGTACCCCCTGCaggagagtggggtggggggaagggggggtCATGCACCTGAGCTTGGTGGCCCCAGGCTCTCAACCGTATGTCCCACCCACCAGAGAGCCTgtcctctgcctcccacctcccattCCCATGGGCTCTCTGTCCCCATGGCAGGGCCCACAGTGGTCTCCCAGCCCCTCTCAGAGCACGTGGCCTGAGTCACTCTGCTGCTCACAGCAGCATCATGACCTGGGAGACCACGGTGTGCCCTGGAAAAAGGCTGTAGCCAGATGAGATGGGCGTTCTGCACCTTCCACCCCTCGGAGGGGCCCCGTACTCAAGAGTCCTAGAGGCTTTGGACAGTCTCTCCAGAGACACTGGCTGACCCCACCCAGGGAGGGCCAAGATGCTCACCTGGGGCTCCCTGCCCCACGGGGCCAGGTGCAGGCCCCATCCATCAGACACCTCCTCACAAGCCCCTCTCTTCTTCCCATCCCTGGCTCAGGCCACCTCCCCTCATCTGGAGCTCTGAAGAGCTCACCGCTACCTCCAGGCATATTCGAGCCACAACCTGGGAGATGAGGCTGCTCACCCAGCTGTGTGCTGAGCGGGGACAAAAGCTCTGTGACCCCAGCACCCCACACAGAGGGCTGGGAGAAAGCTGACATGTAACGAGTGCTTGCCCtcattaaatgagtgaatgaatgaatgagtgaatccaTGAATAATGGAAGACAGCAGGCCTCAAGGGGCTGTCAGGTGGTTCAGGCACAAGATACACGGGggtagaattatttttttcttgagacagagtctcactgtgttgccaagttggactgcagtggtgtgatctcacctcactacaacctctgcctcccaggttcaagcaattctcctgcctcagcctcccgagtagccggaattacaggcatgcgccaccacgcccagctaatttttgtatttttttttttcttttttttgagacagagtctcgctgtgtcgcccaggctggggtgcagtggcgcgatctcggctcactgcaagctccgcctcctgggttcacgccattctcctgcctcagcctcccgagtagctgggactacaggcgcccgccaccacgcccggctagtttttttgtatttttagtagagacggggtttcaccatgttagccagggatggtctcgatctcctgacctcgtgatccacccgcctcggcctcccaaagtgctgggattacaggcttgagccaccgcgcctggccaatttttgtatttttagtagagacagggtttcgccatgttggccaggacggtcttgatctcctgaccttgtgatctgccctccttggcctcccaaagtgctgggagtgtcCCCACAGACcctaattttaaaagatcttcACGGGAATTCAGAACGATAAAGAGGGCTTTGCACCTGCGAGACCTGGGGTGTGGCTGGGCTCCTGCCCTTGTTAGCTCCCAGCAAGCAGGACTTGAGTCtcctacctgtaaaatggggtggCCGGCAGTGCCTGTGCGGTCCTGCAACAGCGCTATGAGCTGGCCAATCGCGAAGTGTGGTGCCTGGGAAGGGCAGTGTGTGGAAACCCCCGGCTTGCGGTGGATGCCACTGGGGGCCCCACTCCTTTCTGGGGCAGGTACCCTCTCCCCACCTGCTGTGAGGGGGGCTAACAGCTCTCAGAATGTCTTCCCCAGAGCTGACCCACTGGCGAAAGACCTCTGGACAGAAATGACTGGGTCACTGTGCGTGCGTGTGCATCCGCGCATGTGTGTAGTAAGTGCACATGCACGTGTAGTGTGTGCAAGCATGCATGTGTATAgtatgtgcgtgtgcatgtgtgtgttggaGGTGGCTACAACCCCAGGCTGGCCGACGCAGGGTGTAAAGGCCCAGCCTTGTGCCTAGGAGGAACAGGTCTGCGGCTTGAGCTCTCCTGAACCCATAGCTCCAACTGGCTGCTCCCTGGTCCCAGGTCCTGACAGGCTTCTCCTCTGATCGGGCCCTTCCTTAAATCTCGTGCCCCTCAATCCTCGTCTCATGCTCTGCCTGTGGGCATCTGAGCCCAATTACTGCCCTATGGTCCCCATGCCCGACGCTGTGCCCACTGCACCCACCTGCAGCACCAGCAGCATCTGCACGATGGCAGGGGGCACGCGGGCATGGGCCCGGGCCAGCGCATCCTCTAGCTTCACACTGAGGGTGATGGCGTTCCGGAAGTGCAGCAGGGCCAGCTGGCGCACCGACGGCTCCTTGCCCTGTGGAGGGAAGGCACCCCACCCCACCAGCTGCGGTCACAGGCGTCCTCATCTCCCCTCTCCCGGCCCTGGGACCCCAAAGGGGGAAAAGACCTGCTGACCCTCAGGCCCCTCCACCCGTTCTCCTCAGATGACCCTGTCCCAAGGATAGAGTGTCCCTTCAGTTTCCTCTGGCAGTGAAAGGGTTACTGTCACAGAGCCCCCTACTCTGTGCCtcgctgctgctgctgggggacTCACGGGGAGGGAGGCGTCCATATCTGCAGCTTGAGCAGGTGGAAACAGGCTCCAAGCAACTCAGAAAGCCCAAGGAGAGCAGCACAGAGCAGAGCAGGTGTGTGCGCCCCCCAGCCCGGCAGCCCCCCCTCTGTAgagtgaggccaaggtgggcacggCAGGGGCACTGGGCTTCCCTCCCCAGGGCTGGGCCGCCCACCTGCACCGGGTAGAAGATGGCCTGCAGCATGGGCAGCACGTCACTGAAGAAGAAGTCCCAGGTCTCTGCCAGCGAGTCCAGCAGCTTCTGTCCTGTGGGCAGGGGGGCCGTCACCACTGGGCCTGGCTGGCTCTGGCAGATGCCTCCACTCACCCAGGATGGGTTGTCGGAGGATGCGGGAGTGGAGGGCCTGGGCTCAGGCCCCTGGAGGCACCTGCCCAAGGTCGACATCCAGCTCCACAGCTCAGCTGTTCTGTGGCCCTGGGCCCACTGCTTAACCTCTGtcttccatttataaaatggggctaAGGGATCAGCCTCCCAGAGCTGAGGGCATGAAATGAGAACAGGGAACTTGGCTCAGGGTCTGCTCCTGGCAGATGACAGCTACCAATTCCCAGGCCTTTGTCACATACCAGACCCACACAAGTGAGAGCCACAGAGGTATACATCTGGCACAGGTGAGACCCACACAGGTACACCCGGCACAGGTGAGACCCGCATAGGGGAGACCTGCACAGGCAAGACCCACACAGGTACACCCAGCACAGGTGAGACCCACACAGGTGTGATTGCCACAGCAGTTTCAGCTCACATCCTAGTCTCATCAGATCCTCCTAATAACCCAGTTAAGCAGTTGATCTCACCTACCCACCgacctcctccctcctccccccacacTGCCTGCCCCTCCagcaaacatttacagaacaccTACTCTGTGTTAGCCCTGATACTGGGCACTGGGGACCCAGCTGAGCCCCAAACAGCCACTGATCCATCACATGGCAGGGAAGTGGGACACTGAGCAGGATCATAAGGGCAGTGGCTAGCAGTGACTGACCCCCACCAAGCAGACAGAGGCTGAGCCTCCGAGGAAAGGGTGCACCACAGTCAGTCGCCCGGAGGACCCAGGGCCAGACCAGCTCAGGCTGCCTGTGGTCAGGTCTGGGGAGCCACGGAGACCACTTCCAATAGCAGCACCAAGTCCAAGGGAGGAGAGGGTGCAGAGGGTCaggcagggagggcttcctggaggaggggcgATCCAAGCTGGGCTTGCCAGACTTAGTGGTATGGGGAAACATCTTGACAGGTGAGCCTCTGAAGCAGATACATAGGTAGCAGACATCGGGACCAGCTCTGCAGGATTTCTGCTGGCCCTGGGAGGAACGGTGCCATTCACTGGGTGAGTGACCCTTGTGGGATGGGGACAGCCACCCAAGCTGGCTCTGAGCTCCGGTGGGAAGGGCAATGTGTAGGCCTTTCTGCCCGGACTGAGCAGCGCTAGGATGAGGGCTGCTGGGTCCAGGGATGCACAGTCCAAGGGCGTGTCCCCAAGGCCTCTGCTGTCCACTGGAAGCCAGACGAGCAACTGGCGAGAGAGATCTTGGTGTGGCCGCCTCTGAGTGAAGAGAAAAGCGTCGCCGGCTGTCTCTCAGGCTGCAGCCCCGGCCAGCACTGCTTTGAAGTTTCCATGGGAACGTGGAGGCTGAACAGGGACCTTTGCCTCTTTTCCGCACTCTCTGGGCCCTGCCCCTACTCCTGGAAGCCCCCAGGTTCATGTAGGTTCGAGGGCACTAGGAGTGGGACCCAGCCAGGAGCAGCCCCGGGGGCTGGGGGCGAGCTGTACTGGTCCCCATCTTCGGCTCCCGGCCTGGTGGCCAGCCCTCTGCCCTCCCGGGTAGCCCACGCCTGGCTCCGAGGGCAACGGGGGCCAGCAGGAATGCCCCGGACGGGCGGATGCTCACCGCCCCGCCAAACCGTGCCCGCACACAAAGTCCCTTCAGTTCCCCTCTGCCGCGGCAGGAAGAAAGGCGGCTCAGTTCCCAGGCCAGCCGGGGGGTGGCTCTGGGCACCGGCCAGGCCCGCGTTCTGCTGAGCGCAGGCTGTTCTCCAGCCCACGGGGCGGAAATACTGCGGAAAGCAGATGTTGTAAAACAGAATCCAGGCCCCAGCTGGAGCCACACGGTGACAAGAGGCCAGAAAGGGCAGCCTCGTGGCTGGTGGGGCTCCTCTGTGGGGCAGTAGGGTTAGTCAGAGGCAGGCACGGGGCGACCCCAGGAAGTTCCTCCAGGCGGACTCAGTGGCATCCTCTATGAAAGGGGTGTGATACACGCCCCCACGTGGGCAGGTGGAAAGTGGAGATTAAACAGCACTGGGCATTTGCTGCCGGCAGGACGGGGCCGGGGTGCGCGCGCCGTGCCTTGACTCCAGCCCAACAGTAGCAGGGGCTGATGTAGGCGAGCGGCCCCGCAGTAGCTGCACGCTGGCTCCCACCCTGCGGTTCTCACTGTGGGCGCAGGCCGGGGTCTTTCCTTTGTCTGAGTGCTGAGGGCCCTGTGCAGGCCCTGGAAATGAACAACCCTGTCTCAGTCCCTGTCGGGAGACCCAGGAACAGGAAGGAGCACAGGGCAGTGTGAAAAACTATGCGCTGGGTGGACCAGGTCAAGGGCGTCTGGCGTGGGGACGGCCAAGGCACAGGCATGGAGGCAAGTGTGTAAAGCAGCACAGATGGATAACGTGACCCACACTGGGTTTGGATTCCCTGGTGGACGAGTGACGGCAGATCCCAGGGCCCGGCAGAGGACCAGGAGCTCCTGCCCAGAGGTCCCAAGTTTCAGGTTGCCAAGGAGTTGCCCGGCTGCAGCTGGAGCCGATTCCCTTAAGCCACACAGAGGCCATCGAACAACCACCCCGGCCGCGGTCCAGCCTTCCTCCCCTTCCTAGGGAGGGAGCCCTCCACCTCAAGGCCTCTCCTCCAGGCTCTCTGCTTCCAGGACCCGCTCTGCCCAGGGGCTGAAGTCCAAGGCCTCCCTGGAGGCAGAGAAGGGGCAGGGGGCAAGGTCCTGGGTCTGCCCCACAGGAGGCCATCACCACCCTCCGGCAGAGTTGCAGGCTCTGTAGGGACAGCTCCCACTGGAACTCAAGCAGGGGTCGGGGGCAGGAAGGGGGATGCCCCTGAGGCCACCCATCAGGGTGTGGACTTGGCTATGCCCCCATTGCATGGGGCCGAAAGGGACCAGACATTCCCCTGaacagaccacactttgaggcCCTACTCAAGGGCCACTGCCTCCATGCAGCCCTCTGACTGTCAAGGTAGAATGAACCCTTTCTTCTCCAGGACACTCCTTCACATTGACATTCATCACACTGGACCATCACCCTCTGGTCCGTGTCTGTGTCCCCAATTGGGCTGTGAGTCcctgcagggcagggccagggtctcCTCCATCTCTGGGGCCCCAGAGGTCACCTGGGCCTGACATGGAGAGAACACTCAAGTGGACAGAGACTGTTCAAACCCACATTGCTAAGACAGGGGTGCTGAGGCCGGAGAGGAAACCCTGTGTCTGCAACTTCGTGGGAACTGCAGGCCAGGGCCTTGGACTCCCAGCTTAGAGTCCAGTGCCTGTCCCTGAGGCCTGGGGAGACCAGGCAGGGTTGGCGAGGTGGAAGAGGATGCTGGGCCCCTAGGTGGGGCCTCTCAGGGCTGCCCTCTGCCCCTTCTGCTGGGCAGGCACCACTGCTGGGAGGCTGCTCCGGACAAAGCTCCACTCAAGCCACACAAAACTCCCTTCTCCGAGAGCCCCAGCTCCCCTGGGCcagacctggtgggaggcacAGGCACTACTGGAATGTGCCACATCAGGCAAGGGGCGTGGGCGGGCATCTTCCTCAGGTGCCAAATGCTCACAGCTCTGTCCTGCCAGCCTAgatgctgcctcctccaggaagccttcccagaacCCCCGTGTCTCCCCCACGGTCTGATGGTTCTCATAGCCTCTCTTCGTGTTCCTGTCTTGGCTGGACCCACCCAACATGTGCATTGGAGGTGAGGAAGGACCATGACATGCAGCTCCAAGGTCCCCTGAACATgccaggcctctgggcctgtgtcCTCCTCTGTGGAGCGGGCTAATAACTCTTTTTCCCAGGGTCAGAGGGAGGCCTGGAGGAGGAGCCTGGGGCAGTAGAGTGAAGAGTATGGGTTTGGGAGCCGGTGGCCTGCTTGGCACC comes from Macaca fascicularis isolate 582-1 chromosome 10, T2T-MFA8v1.1 and encodes:
- the LOC102145378 gene encoding proline-rich protein 5 isoform X14, with the protein product MRTLRRFKFMSSPSLSDLGKREPAAAADERGTQQRRACANATWNRQLLKTELGSFFTEYLQNQLLTKGMVILRDKIRFYEGQKLLDSLAETWDFFFSDVLPMLQAIFYPVQGKEPSVRQLALLHFRNAITLSVKLEDALARAHARVPPAIVQMLLVLQGVHESRGVTEDYLRLEMLVQKVVSPYLGTYGLHSSEGPFTHSCILEKRLLRRSRSGDVLAKNPVVRSKSYNTPLLNPVQEHEAEGAAAGGPSIRRHSVSEMTSCPEPQGFSDPPGQGSAGAFRSSPAPHSGPCPSRLYPTTQPPEQGLDPTRSSLPHASPENLVDQILESVDSDSEGIFIDFGRGRGSGMSNLEGSGGRQSVV
- the LOC102145378 gene encoding proline-rich protein 5 isoform X11; translation: MRTLRRFKFMSSPSLSDLGKREPAAAADERGTQQRRACANATWNSIHNGVIAVFQRKGLPDQELFSLNEGVRQLLKTELGSFFTEYLQNQLLTKGMVILRDKIRFYEGQKLLDSLAETWDFFFSDVLPMLQAIFYPVQGKEPSVRQLALLHFRNAITLSVKLEDALARAHARVPPAIVQMLLVLQGVHESRGVTEDYLRLEMLVQKVVSPYLGTYGLHSSEGPFTHSCILEKRLLRRSRSGDVLAKNPVVRSKSYNTPLLNPVQEHEAEGAAAGGPSIRRHSVSEMTSCPEPQGFSDPPGQGSAGAFRSSPAPHSGPCPSRLYPTTQPPEQGLDPTRSSLPHASPENLVDQILESVDSDSEGIFIDFGRGRGSGMSNLEGSGGRQSVV
- the LOC102145378 gene encoding proline-rich protein 5 isoform X19, coding for MRTLRRFKFMSSPSLSDLGKREPAAAADERGTQQRRACANATWNSIHNGVIAVFQRKGLPDQELFSLNEGVRQLLKTELGSFFTEYLQNQLLTKGMVILRDKIRFYEGQKLLDSLAETWDFFFSDVLPMLQAIFYPVQGKEPSVRQLALLHFRNAITLSVKLEDALARAHARVPPAIVQMLLVLQAPHFAIGQLIALLQDRTGTAGHPILQVGDSSPACWELTRAGAQPHPRSRRCKALFIVLNSREDLLKLGSVGTLPALWEAKEGRSQGQEIKTVLANMAKPCLY
- the LOC102145378 gene encoding proline-rich protein 5 isoform X12, with the translated sequence MSSPSLSDLGKREPAAAADERGTQQRRACANATWNSIHNGVIAVFQRKGLPDQELFSLNEGVRQLLKTELGSFFTEYLQNQLLTKGMVILRDKIRFYEGQKLLDSLAETWDFFFSDVLPMLQAIFYPVQGKEPSVRQLALLHFRNAITLSVKLEDALARAHARVPPAIVQMLLVLQGVHESRGVTEDYLRLEMLVQKVVSPYLGTYGLHSSEGPFTHSCILEKRLLRRSRSGDVLAKNPVVRSKSYNTPLLNPVQEHEAEGAAAGGPSIRRHSVSEMTSCPEPQGFSDPPGQGSAGAFRSSPAPHSGPCPSRLYPTTQPPEQGLDPTRSSLPHASPENLVDQILESVDSDSEGIFIDFGRGRGSGMSNLEGSGGRQSVV
- the LOC102145378 gene encoding proline-rich protein 5 isoform X18, coding for MVILRDKIRFYEGQKLLDSLAETWDFFFSDVLPMLQAIFYPVQGKEPSVRQLALLHFRNAITLSVKLEDALARAHARVPPAIVQMLLVLQGVHESRGVTEDYLRLEMLVQKVVSPYLGTYGLHSSEGPFTHSCILEKRLLRRSRSGDVLAKNPVVRSKSYNTPLLNPVQEHEAEGAAAGGPSIRRHSVSEMTSCPEPQGFSDPPGQGSAGAFRSSPAPHSGPCPSRLYPTTQPPEQGLDPTRSSLPHASPENLVDQILESVDSDSEGIFIDFGRGRGSGMSNLEGSGGRQSVV
- the LOC102145378 gene encoding proline-rich protein 5 isoform X15, producing MSSPSLSDLGKREPAAAADERGTQQRRACANATWNRQLLKTELGSFFTEYLQNQLLTKGMVILRDKIRFYEGQKLLDSLAETWDFFFSDVLPMLQAIFYPVQGKEPSVRQLALLHFRNAITLSVKLEDALARAHARVPPAIVQMLLVLQGVHESRGVTEDYLRLEMLVQKVVSPYLGTYGLHSSEGPFTHSCILEKRLLRRSRSGDVLAKNPVVRSKSYNTPLLNPVQEHEAEGAAAGGPSIRRHSVSEMTSCPEPQGFSDPPGQGSAGAFRSSPAPHSGPCPSRLYPTTQPPEQGLDPTRSSLPHASPENLVDQILESVDSDSEGIFIDFGRGRGSGMSNLEGSGGRQSVV